A stretch of the Bradyrhizobium arachidis genome encodes the following:
- a CDS encoding aminotransferase class III-fold pyridoxal phosphate-dependent enzyme → MSSTGQTLYRRARKVMPGGTQLLSKRPEMFLPEQWPTYFKSAKGAEVVDLDGKTYLDMSYCGIGATILGFADPDVDAAVKSAIDMGSMSTLNCAEDIELAELLVELHPWADMVRFGRAGGEAMAIAVRIARAATGRDMVAFCGYHGWHDWYLSANLGETTALDGHLLPGLDTKGVPRGLAGLMHPFHFNKLDEIEAIVAAHGERLAAIVMEPVRSSEPEPAFIKGIRALADRCGAALIFDEVTSGFRINSGGAHLAYGVDPDMAVFAKAIANGFPMAAIVGRASVMDAAQETFVSSTAWTERVGPVAALATLRKHREQNVARHLMRIGSRIQKGWTEASQATGMPLHVSGISPLGHFAFDLPAAQEVRTLFTQMMLDRGILATGSFYAMWSHTDAHVDRYLETVNEVFRELRTAVDQKAVKQLLRGPVAHSGFKRLT, encoded by the coding sequence ATGTCGAGCACCGGCCAAACGCTTTACCGACGCGCGCGCAAGGTCATGCCCGGCGGGACGCAATTGCTCTCAAAGCGGCCGGAAATGTTCCTGCCGGAGCAGTGGCCGACCTATTTCAAATCGGCCAAGGGCGCCGAAGTCGTCGACCTCGACGGCAAGACCTATCTCGACATGAGCTACTGCGGCATTGGCGCCACCATTTTGGGCTTTGCCGATCCCGACGTCGATGCCGCGGTGAAGTCCGCGATCGACATGGGCTCGATGTCGACCCTGAACTGCGCCGAGGACATCGAGCTCGCGGAACTGCTGGTCGAGCTGCATCCCTGGGCCGACATGGTGCGCTTCGGCCGCGCCGGCGGCGAGGCGATGGCGATCGCAGTGCGCATCGCGCGTGCGGCGACCGGCCGCGACATGGTGGCGTTCTGCGGCTATCACGGCTGGCACGACTGGTATCTCAGCGCCAATCTCGGCGAGACCACCGCGCTCGACGGCCATCTGCTGCCGGGCCTCGACACCAAGGGCGTGCCGCGCGGTCTCGCCGGCCTGATGCACCCGTTCCACTTCAACAAGCTCGACGAGATCGAGGCGATCGTTGCCGCCCATGGCGAGCGGCTCGCCGCGATCGTGATGGAGCCGGTGCGCTCCAGCGAGCCCGAACCGGCCTTCATCAAGGGTATCCGCGCGCTCGCCGACCGCTGCGGCGCCGCGCTGATCTTCGACGAGGTGACCTCCGGCTTCCGCATCAATTCCGGTGGCGCCCATCTCGCCTACGGCGTCGACCCTGACATGGCCGTGTTCGCCAAGGCCATCGCCAACGGCTTTCCGATGGCCGCGATCGTCGGCCGCGCCTCGGTGATGGACGCAGCCCAAGAGACCTTCGTGAGCTCGACGGCATGGACCGAGCGCGTCGGCCCGGTCGCAGCCCTTGCCACCCTGCGCAAGCATCGCGAGCAGAACGTCGCCCGGCACCTGATGCGGATCGGCAGTCGCATCCAGAAGGGCTGGACCGAGGCGTCACAGGCGACCGGCATGCCGCTGCATGTCTCCGGTATCTCGCCGCTCGGCCATTTCGCCTTCGACCTGCCCGCCGCGCAGGAGGTGCGCACGCTGTTCACGCAGATGATGCTGGACCGCGGCATCCTCGCCACCGGCTCGTTCTACGCGATGTGGTCGCACACCGACGCCCATGTCGACCGCTATCTGGAAACGGTGAACGAGGTGTTCCGGGAGCTGCGCACCGCGGTCGACCAGAAGGCCGTCAAGCAGCTGCTGCGCGGCCCCGTCGCTCACTCCGGGTTCAAGCGGCTGACCTGA